In one Vanacampus margaritifer isolate UIUO_Vmar chromosome 11, RoL_Vmar_1.0, whole genome shotgun sequence genomic region, the following are encoded:
- the LOC144060094 gene encoding interleukin-1 receptor type 1-like isoform X1 produces the protein MSWPHVLIVLLVAASTLGHKGPPDTYHVSAGHLLLLKCPIVGENANVTWTREGASAGAMPGVDVRDGFLYFLPVQTSHHGVYSCQSAAQSETAKTDFGVSVSTGLCPPVAEARRIPLGGNNSVPCKLGPVLRLSDASNVQWLKDCRPVKREGAKISLRDGGLRLFNARQEDAGTYTCLVDVSFDNRTYTAARSVRLDIVELVQTVLLEPEVIQQQLQVLTVDMGARVELKCSALVGYSHNVTDMFWIVNGSFADGDPELQESSNFIPSKGHVLGKSTLTILRVLPRFLNVSIRCRIQSHRAVKDCPMQLRQANHSWFYTSVAVGVATSLLLLLVFLLVFFKVDVMLAYRKLYGYFVTPQDADGVPYDALVSVVPAAGAEMSSSVASDFALLMLPGQLEERHGYRLFIAGRDDSPGEATHDSMAAIMRRCRRLIIVVSAKETDKEENKKEELEEEEDKKETKEWRPFCLEDRQLSYEQKLGLHDALTQNTPTVILLEIDGPPDYGHLPQSLAYIKRRQGALTWRKNKRNRLFWKELRFLMPAVPASRQSKPRQDPIL, from the exons ATGTCTTGGCCTCACGTGCTCATCGTCTTGCTCGTTGCAGCCAGCACGCTCG GCCACAAGGGGCCGCCAGACACCTACCACGTCAGCGCGGGTCACCTCCTGCTGCTCAAGTGTCCAATCGTGGGCGAAAACGCCAACGTCACTTGGACCCGAGAGGGGGCGTCGGCTGGGGCAATGCCTGGCGTGGACGTCAGGGACGGCTTTCTGTACTTCCTCCCCGTGCAGACGTCCCATCACGGCGTCTACAGCTGCCAGAGCGC GGCGCAAAGCGAAACCGCCAAGACTGACTTTGGCGTATCGGTGTCCACTGGACTTTGTCCCCCCGTGGCCGAAGCGAGGAGGATCCCCCTGGGGGGCAACAACAGTGTCCCGTGCAAGCTGGGCCCCGTCCTACGACTCAGCGACGCGAGTAACGTACAATGGCTGAAG GACTGCAGGCCGGTGAAGCGAGAAGGCGCAAAAATCAGCTTGCGCGACGGCGGCCTGCGGCTTTTCAATGCCCGGCAGGAGGACGCCGGCACGTACACCTGCCTGGTAGACGTCAGCTTCGACAACAGGACGTACACGGCGGCGCGCAGCGTCCGGCTGGACATCGTCG AGTTGGTGCAGACAGTTCTTTTGGAGCCGGAGGTAATCCAGCAACAGCTTCAAGTGCTCACCGTGGACATGG GTGCGCGTGTGGAGCTTAAGTGTTCAGCCTTGGTGGGCTACAGCCATAATGTGACGGATATGTTCTGGATCGTGAACGGAAGTTTCGCCGATGGCGATCCGGAACTCCAGGAGTCTTCCAACTT CATTCCAAGCAAAGGCCACGTGTTGGGCAAGTCTACCCTGACCATTTTGAGAGTTCTTCCTCGTTTCCTCAACGTGTCCATTCGCTGTCGGATCCAGAGCCATCGGGCGGTGAAAGACTGCCCGATGCAGCTCAGACAAG ccaatcacagctggTTCTACACCAGCGTGGCAGTGGGCGTGGCCAcctcgcttcttcttcttctggtctTCCTGTTGGTCTTTTTCAAGGTGGACGTAATGTTGGCGTACAGGAAGCTGTATGGATATTTTGTCACTCCACAAG ATGCAGACGGGGTCCCGTACGACGCCCTGGTGAGCGTGGTCCCCGCTGCAGGCGCCGAGATGAGTTCAAGCGTGGCGTCTGACTTCGCCCTGCTGATGCTGCCCGGCCAGCTGGAGGAACGACATGGCTACCGCCTCTTCATCGCAGGCCGAGATGATAGCCCGGGAGAAG CAACACACGACAGCATGGCGGCCATCATGCGGAGATGCCGCCGGCTGATCATCGTGGTGTCGGCCAAGGAGACGGACAAGGAGGAGAATAAAAAGGAGGAGctagaggaggaagaggacaaGAAAGAGACAAAGGAGTGGCGGCCCTTCTGCCTCGAGGACCGACAGCTGAGTTACGAGCAGAAGCTGGGCCTGCATGACGCTTTGACGCAAAACACACCCACAGTCATCCTGCTGGAAATAG ACGGTCCTCCAGATTACGGCCACCTGCCGCAGTCGCTGGCCTACATCAAGAGAAGGCAGGGAGCGCTCACgtggagaaaaaacaaacgcaacaGGCTCTTCTGGAAAGAGCTGCGATTCCTTATGCCGGCCGTGCCAGCCAGCAGACAATCAAAACCACGTCAAGATCCTATTTTGTGA
- the LOC144060091 gene encoding interleukin-1 receptor-like 2 isoform X1, with translation MCGHVRTILLLLVVRSVNWTHAAQDECKDYAVQFERVFSVPGDAAMINCTLASPSVFNLSAVSYEVDWYRVETGRALRNVSRHVLVRGETLWLLNVTMQHDGHYQCVLRTSASDCYKQSTRLVVERPPQGECGRPRKASQSLTVGVTDTLACPMEDVFNTLRSYGVPASITWYRGCDMIDDGFDGHVYRNRARLKIQDVDSRNNQPYTCTLNFNLDGVAASMSETIQAWVQEDFCFEPHVLQPANDSVKAAIGSRLTRKCQVFVPCIGTVPDNLIIDVLWWDDIDFISTNNSERIFASEPRIWRANVPRKGVWMETVLTISSLEETDFLVNYTCRVHNARGIPEAHFVVLPQEQGDLVAVGCALGGVAALAVITLVVYFRFKIDVVLFFRSSFPVFYANKENDGKQFDAYVTSYYPLSCQLNVSHGVLTFALDVMPQVLEKACGYKLFIAGRDGLPGQAMVDSVHDNMLASRRLLLLYGASSFSCTHSHHHHHHNTNNNNNNLGEEVCLDQQRQHECTVGMHQALMEGTLKVVLVELEEVSAAQLALFPESLRHLRRKQGAVCWWKNHNHQQQLNPKSWTTCTGKSSPSRTGTRYQEEVHSPACLSPSSRFWKEIRYHMPVRGKSAAAPERTALLKV, from the exons ATGTGCGGCCATGTGCGGACCATCCTGCTGTTGTTGGTGGTGCGAAGTGTCAACTGGACTCATGCAGCTCAGG atgaGTGCAAAGATTACGCGGTTCAGTTTGAGCGCGTGTTCTCAGTGCCAGGCGACGCGGCCATGATCAACTGCACGCTGGCGTCGCCCAGCGTCTTCAACTTATCGGCGGTGTCTTACGAGGTGGACTGGTACCGCGTGGAGACGGGACGAGCGCTCCGCAACGTCAGCCGTCACGTCCTCGTACGAGGAGAGACCCTGTGGTTACTCAACGTCACCATGCAGCACGACGGCCATTACCAGTGCGTGCTCAG GACGAGTGCCTCGGACTGCTACAAGCAGTCCACCAGGTTGGTGGTGGAACGTCCGCCGCAAGGCGAGTGCGGGCGTCCGCGCAAAGCCTCTCAGAGCCTCACCGTCGGCGTGACCGACACGCTGGCCTGTCCGATGGAAGACGTCTTCAACACGCTTCGCAGCTACGGTGTCCCCGCCTCCATCACGTGGTACAGA GGCTGCGACATGATTGACGACGGCTTCGACGGACACGTCTaccgcaaccgagcacgcttaAAAATTCAAGACGTGGACAGCCGCAACAACCAACCGTACACGTGCACCCTCAACTTCAACCTAGACGGCGTCGCGGCGTCCATGTCGGAGACCATCCAGGCTTGGGTGCAAG AGGATTTTTGCTTCGAGCCCCATGTGCTGCAGCCGGCCAATGACAGCGTCAAAGCAGCTATCG GGTCTCGTTTGACCCGAAAATGTCAAGTGTTTGTGCCGTGCATCGGCACCGTTCCCGACAACCTCATTATTGACGTTTTGTGGTGGGACGACATCGACTTCATTTCCACCAACAACTCTGAAAGGATCTTCGCCTCAGAACCACG CATATGGCGTGCGAACGTCCCCCGCAAAGGTGTGTGGATGGAGACAGTGCTGACCATTTCCTCCCTGGAGGAGACCGACTTCCTGGTCAACTACACGTGTCGAGTGCACAACGCGCGGGGGATTCCTGAAGCTCACTTTGTCGTGCTGCCTCAAG AGCAGGGTGACCTGGTGGCCGTCGGCTGTGCGCTTGGCGGCGTGGCGGCACTTGCGGTGATCACCCTGGTGGTGTACTTCCGTTTTAAGATTGACGTGGTGTTGTTCTTCCGGAGCTCCTTTCCAGTCTTCTATGCAAATAAGG AAAATGACGGTAAGCAGTTTGACGCCTACGTGACGTCATACTACCCGCTCAGCTGCCAGCTGAATGTTAGCCACGGCGTGCTAACGTTTGCTCTCGACGTTATGCCGCAAGTGTTGGAAAAAGCTTGCGGCTACAAACTCTTCATAGCCGGACGAGATGGCCTGCCAGGACAAG CCATGGTGGATTCTGTGCACGACAACATGCTGGCCAGCCGCAGACTCCTTCTGCTCTACGGCGCCTCGTCCTTCAGCTGCACGCAcagccaccaccaccaccaccacaacactaacaataacaacaacaacctagGCGAGGAGGTCTGTTTGGACCAGCAACGTCAACACGAGTGTACGGTGGGCATGCATCAAGCGCTCATGGAGGGAACCCTCAAG gTGGTGCTGGTGGAGTTGGAGGAGGTGAGTGCGGCCCAGCTGGCTCTCTTCCCGGAGTCACTGCGTCACCTGCGGAGGAAGCAGGGCGCCGTGTGCTGGTGGAAGAACCACAACCACCAGCAGCAGCTGAACCCAAAAAGCTGGACCACATGCACCGGGAAGTCCTCCCCGTCCAGGACCGGCACACGATACCAAGAGGAAGTGCACTCGCCAGCTTGCCTGTCTCCTTCCTCCAGGTTCTGGAAAGAGATCCGCTATCACATGCCAGTGAGGGGCAAGAGTGCAGCGGCCCCTGAAAGGACCGCTCTCTTGAAGGTGTAA
- the LOC144060970 gene encoding interleukin-1 receptor type 2-like isoform X1, whose amino-acid sequence MSAILALMMLTVELAHGRRSALPQMPVKDGCFTVAPELDLFRLESEAVTVSFPAFRRALQIRNIAPPGAAFRIAKGNRTHDGGDDDRVRRLGTDLWLLPSQPSDSGEYTCTFRNVTYCIQGSVTLWVYAASAADMDSLWYEHDATLGENVTLKCPVKKHFSHTHVRWFKDDSGAAGLQAHRWRSFQRDAGKLRIPAVRRSDGGLYTCRLSVVVDRREFPLTRTIRLLVKEPKLATALTPPLIISPLNGSVHDASHGSRLEVKCTVLTACQSSPWTAVWWSADGVEVDASRLSGRALQTGRRESLLASGCRVEVGLVVMAMTEEEEGAQLTCVAQNQDGRREVTVTLGVEDSSMTWLVVACVSTSCFLAVLSVFFYVLLIKPKLKKNTKKKNADYVLARQDSVF is encoded by the exons ATGTCGGCCATCTTGGCGTTGATGATGCTAACCGTAGAGTTGGCTCACGGACGAAGATCCGCGCTTCCGCAGATGCCTGTGAAAG ACGGCTGCTTCACGGTGGCGCCCGAGTTGGATCTCTTCCGTCTGGAAAGCGAGGCGGTCACCGTGTCTTTTCCCGCCTTCCGGAGGGCCCTCCAAATACGCAACATCGCCCCGCCTGGCGCCGCCTTCCGCATCGCCAAGGGCAACCGCACCCACGACGGCGGCGACGACGACCGAGTCCGGCGCCTCGGCACAGATTTGTGGCTTCTTCCGTCTCAGCCCTCCGACTCGGGCGAGTACACCTGCACTTTCAG GAATGTGACGTACTGTATCCAAGGCAGCGTAACACTGTGGGTGTACGCTGCGTCAGCGGCGGACATGGACAGCCTGTGGTATGAGCACGACGCCACGCTGGGAGAAAACGTCACGCTCAAATGTCCCGTTAAGAAACACTTCTCCCACACGCACGTCCGGTGGTTCAAG GATGACTCGGGCGCCGCCGGCCTCCAGGCCCATAGGTGGCGCTCCTTCCAGCGAGATGCAGGAAAACTGCGGATCCCGGCGGTGCGTCGTTCTGACGGCGGTTTGTACACGTGTCGACTGAGCGTTGTGGTGGACCGCAGGGAGTTCCCTCTCACTCGCACCATCAGACTCCTCGTCAAAG AACCCAAGTTAGCCACGGCGCTAACGCCGCCGCTGATCATCTCGCCGTTGAACGGAAGCGTCCATGATGCCTCACATG GTTCAAGACTTGAGGTCAAGTGCACGGTGCTGACGGCGTGCCAGTCGAGTCCCTGGACGGCCGTGTGGTGGTCGGCGGACGGCGTCGAGGTGGACGCGTCCCGCCTGAGCGGACGGGCGCTGCAGACCGGCAGGAG GGAAAGCCTGTTGGCGTCGGGTTGCCGGGTGGAAGTGGGGCTGGTCGTCATGGCGATGACAGAAGAAGAGGAAGGGGCGCAGCTAACGTGCGTGGCTCAAAACCAAGATGGGAGACGGGAAGTGACGGTCACTCTTGGCGTGGAGG ACTCCAGCATGACATGGCTTGTGGTTGCCTGCGtgtccacttcctgtttcctggcGGTGCTCTCCGTCTTCTTCTACGTTTTGCTCATCAAGCCCAAGCTCAAGAAAAATACGAAAAAGAAGAATGCCGACTACGTCCTTGCGCGCCAGGACAGCGTCTTCTAG
- the LOC144060970 gene encoding interleukin-1 receptor type 2-like isoform X2 — protein sequence MPVKDGCFTVAPELDLFRLESEAVTVSFPAFRRALQIRNIAPPGAAFRIAKGNRTHDGGDDDRVRRLGTDLWLLPSQPSDSGEYTCTFRNVTYCIQGSVTLWVYAASAADMDSLWYEHDATLGENVTLKCPVKKHFSHTHVRWFKDDSGAAGLQAHRWRSFQRDAGKLRIPAVRRSDGGLYTCRLSVVVDRREFPLTRTIRLLVKEPKLATALTPPLIISPLNGSVHDASHGSRLEVKCTVLTACQSSPWTAVWWSADGVEVDASRLSGRALQTGRRESLLASGCRVEVGLVVMAMTEEEEGAQLTCVAQNQDGRREVTVTLGVEDSSMTWLVVACVSTSCFLAVLSVFFYVLLIKPKLKKNTKKKNADYVLARQDSVF from the exons ATGCCTGTGAAAG ACGGCTGCTTCACGGTGGCGCCCGAGTTGGATCTCTTCCGTCTGGAAAGCGAGGCGGTCACCGTGTCTTTTCCCGCCTTCCGGAGGGCCCTCCAAATACGCAACATCGCCCCGCCTGGCGCCGCCTTCCGCATCGCCAAGGGCAACCGCACCCACGACGGCGGCGACGACGACCGAGTCCGGCGCCTCGGCACAGATTTGTGGCTTCTTCCGTCTCAGCCCTCCGACTCGGGCGAGTACACCTGCACTTTCAG GAATGTGACGTACTGTATCCAAGGCAGCGTAACACTGTGGGTGTACGCTGCGTCAGCGGCGGACATGGACAGCCTGTGGTATGAGCACGACGCCACGCTGGGAGAAAACGTCACGCTCAAATGTCCCGTTAAGAAACACTTCTCCCACACGCACGTCCGGTGGTTCAAG GATGACTCGGGCGCCGCCGGCCTCCAGGCCCATAGGTGGCGCTCCTTCCAGCGAGATGCAGGAAAACTGCGGATCCCGGCGGTGCGTCGTTCTGACGGCGGTTTGTACACGTGTCGACTGAGCGTTGTGGTGGACCGCAGGGAGTTCCCTCTCACTCGCACCATCAGACTCCTCGTCAAAG AACCCAAGTTAGCCACGGCGCTAACGCCGCCGCTGATCATCTCGCCGTTGAACGGAAGCGTCCATGATGCCTCACATG GTTCAAGACTTGAGGTCAAGTGCACGGTGCTGACGGCGTGCCAGTCGAGTCCCTGGACGGCCGTGTGGTGGTCGGCGGACGGCGTCGAGGTGGACGCGTCCCGCCTGAGCGGACGGGCGCTGCAGACCGGCAGGAG GGAAAGCCTGTTGGCGTCGGGTTGCCGGGTGGAAGTGGGGCTGGTCGTCATGGCGATGACAGAAGAAGAGGAAGGGGCGCAGCTAACGTGCGTGGCTCAAAACCAAGATGGGAGACGGGAAGTGACGGTCACTCTTGGCGTGGAGG ACTCCAGCATGACATGGCTTGTGGTTGCCTGCGtgtccacttcctgtttcctggcGGTGCTCTCCGTCTTCTTCTACGTTTTGCTCATCAAGCCCAAGCTCAAGAAAAATACGAAAAAGAAGAATGCCGACTACGTCCTTGCGCGCCAGGACAGCGTCTTCTAG
- the LOC144060094 gene encoding interleukin-1 receptor type 1-like isoform X2, translating into MSWPHVLIVLLVAASTLGHKGPPDTYHVSAGHLLLLKCPIVGENANVTWTREGASAGAMPGVDVRDGFLYFLPVQTSHHGVYSCQSAAQSETAKTDFGVSVSTGLCPPVAEARRIPLGGNNSVPCKLGPVLRLSDASNVQWLKDCRPVKREGAKISLRDGGLRLFNARQEDAGTYTCLVDVSFDNRTYTAARSVRLDIVELVQTVLLEPEVIQQQLQVLTVDMGARVELKCSALVGYSHNVTDMFWIVNGSFADGDPELQESSNFIPSKGHVLGKSTLTILRVLPRFLNVSIRCRIQSHRAVKDCPMQLRQDADGVPYDALVSVVPAAGAEMSSSVASDFALLMLPGQLEERHGYRLFIAGRDDSPGEATHDSMAAIMRRCRRLIIVVSAKETDKEENKKEELEEEEDKKETKEWRPFCLEDRQLSYEQKLGLHDALTQNTPTVILLEIDGPPDYGHLPQSLAYIKRRQGALTWRKNKRNRLFWKELRFLMPAVPASRQSKPRQDPIL; encoded by the exons ATGTCTTGGCCTCACGTGCTCATCGTCTTGCTCGTTGCAGCCAGCACGCTCG GCCACAAGGGGCCGCCAGACACCTACCACGTCAGCGCGGGTCACCTCCTGCTGCTCAAGTGTCCAATCGTGGGCGAAAACGCCAACGTCACTTGGACCCGAGAGGGGGCGTCGGCTGGGGCAATGCCTGGCGTGGACGTCAGGGACGGCTTTCTGTACTTCCTCCCCGTGCAGACGTCCCATCACGGCGTCTACAGCTGCCAGAGCGC GGCGCAAAGCGAAACCGCCAAGACTGACTTTGGCGTATCGGTGTCCACTGGACTTTGTCCCCCCGTGGCCGAAGCGAGGAGGATCCCCCTGGGGGGCAACAACAGTGTCCCGTGCAAGCTGGGCCCCGTCCTACGACTCAGCGACGCGAGTAACGTACAATGGCTGAAG GACTGCAGGCCGGTGAAGCGAGAAGGCGCAAAAATCAGCTTGCGCGACGGCGGCCTGCGGCTTTTCAATGCCCGGCAGGAGGACGCCGGCACGTACACCTGCCTGGTAGACGTCAGCTTCGACAACAGGACGTACACGGCGGCGCGCAGCGTCCGGCTGGACATCGTCG AGTTGGTGCAGACAGTTCTTTTGGAGCCGGAGGTAATCCAGCAACAGCTTCAAGTGCTCACCGTGGACATGG GTGCGCGTGTGGAGCTTAAGTGTTCAGCCTTGGTGGGCTACAGCCATAATGTGACGGATATGTTCTGGATCGTGAACGGAAGTTTCGCCGATGGCGATCCGGAACTCCAGGAGTCTTCCAACTT CATTCCAAGCAAAGGCCACGTGTTGGGCAAGTCTACCCTGACCATTTTGAGAGTTCTTCCTCGTTTCCTCAACGTGTCCATTCGCTGTCGGATCCAGAGCCATCGGGCGGTGAAAGACTGCCCGATGCAGCTCAGACAAG ATGCAGACGGGGTCCCGTACGACGCCCTGGTGAGCGTGGTCCCCGCTGCAGGCGCCGAGATGAGTTCAAGCGTGGCGTCTGACTTCGCCCTGCTGATGCTGCCCGGCCAGCTGGAGGAACGACATGGCTACCGCCTCTTCATCGCAGGCCGAGATGATAGCCCGGGAGAAG CAACACACGACAGCATGGCGGCCATCATGCGGAGATGCCGCCGGCTGATCATCGTGGTGTCGGCCAAGGAGACGGACAAGGAGGAGAATAAAAAGGAGGAGctagaggaggaagaggacaaGAAAGAGACAAAGGAGTGGCGGCCCTTCTGCCTCGAGGACCGACAGCTGAGTTACGAGCAGAAGCTGGGCCTGCATGACGCTTTGACGCAAAACACACCCACAGTCATCCTGCTGGAAATAG ACGGTCCTCCAGATTACGGCCACCTGCCGCAGTCGCTGGCCTACATCAAGAGAAGGCAGGGAGCGCTCACgtggagaaaaaacaaacgcaacaGGCTCTTCTGGAAAGAGCTGCGATTCCTTATGCCGGCCGTGCCAGCCAGCAGACAATCAAAACCACGTCAAGATCCTATTTTGTGA
- the LOC144060091 gene encoding interleukin-1 receptor type 2 isoform X2, translating into MCGHVRTILLLLVVRSVNWTHAAQDECKDYAVQFERVFSVPGDAAMINCTLASPSVFNLSAVSYEVDWYRVETGRALRNVSRHVLVRGETLWLLNVTMQHDGHYQCVLRTSASDCYKQSTRLVVERPPQGECGRPRKASQSLTVGVTDTLACPMEDVFNTLRSYGVPASITWYRGCDMIDDGFDGHVYRNRARLKIQDVDSRNNQPYTCTLNFNLDGVAASMSETIQAWVQEDFCFEPHVLQPANDSVKAAIGSRLTRKCQVFVPCIGTVPDNLIIDVLWWDDIDFISTNNSERIFASEPRIWRANVPRKGVWMETVLTISSLEETDFLVNYTCRVHNARGIPEAHFVVLPQEQGDLVAVGCALGGVAALAVITLVVYFRFKIDVVLFFRSSFPVFYANKAMVDSVHDNMLASRRLLLLYGASSFSCTHSHHHHHHNTNNNNNNLGEEVCLDQQRQHECTVGMHQALMEGTLKVVLVELEEVSAAQLALFPESLRHLRRKQGAVCWWKNHNHQQQLNPKSWTTCTGKSSPSRTGTRYQEEVHSPACLSPSSRFWKEIRYHMPVRGKSAAAPERTALLKV; encoded by the exons ATGTGCGGCCATGTGCGGACCATCCTGCTGTTGTTGGTGGTGCGAAGTGTCAACTGGACTCATGCAGCTCAGG atgaGTGCAAAGATTACGCGGTTCAGTTTGAGCGCGTGTTCTCAGTGCCAGGCGACGCGGCCATGATCAACTGCACGCTGGCGTCGCCCAGCGTCTTCAACTTATCGGCGGTGTCTTACGAGGTGGACTGGTACCGCGTGGAGACGGGACGAGCGCTCCGCAACGTCAGCCGTCACGTCCTCGTACGAGGAGAGACCCTGTGGTTACTCAACGTCACCATGCAGCACGACGGCCATTACCAGTGCGTGCTCAG GACGAGTGCCTCGGACTGCTACAAGCAGTCCACCAGGTTGGTGGTGGAACGTCCGCCGCAAGGCGAGTGCGGGCGTCCGCGCAAAGCCTCTCAGAGCCTCACCGTCGGCGTGACCGACACGCTGGCCTGTCCGATGGAAGACGTCTTCAACACGCTTCGCAGCTACGGTGTCCCCGCCTCCATCACGTGGTACAGA GGCTGCGACATGATTGACGACGGCTTCGACGGACACGTCTaccgcaaccgagcacgcttaAAAATTCAAGACGTGGACAGCCGCAACAACCAACCGTACACGTGCACCCTCAACTTCAACCTAGACGGCGTCGCGGCGTCCATGTCGGAGACCATCCAGGCTTGGGTGCAAG AGGATTTTTGCTTCGAGCCCCATGTGCTGCAGCCGGCCAATGACAGCGTCAAAGCAGCTATCG GGTCTCGTTTGACCCGAAAATGTCAAGTGTTTGTGCCGTGCATCGGCACCGTTCCCGACAACCTCATTATTGACGTTTTGTGGTGGGACGACATCGACTTCATTTCCACCAACAACTCTGAAAGGATCTTCGCCTCAGAACCACG CATATGGCGTGCGAACGTCCCCCGCAAAGGTGTGTGGATGGAGACAGTGCTGACCATTTCCTCCCTGGAGGAGACCGACTTCCTGGTCAACTACACGTGTCGAGTGCACAACGCGCGGGGGATTCCTGAAGCTCACTTTGTCGTGCTGCCTCAAG AGCAGGGTGACCTGGTGGCCGTCGGCTGTGCGCTTGGCGGCGTGGCGGCACTTGCGGTGATCACCCTGGTGGTGTACTTCCGTTTTAAGATTGACGTGGTGTTGTTCTTCCGGAGCTCCTTTCCAGTCTTCTATGCAAATAAGG CCATGGTGGATTCTGTGCACGACAACATGCTGGCCAGCCGCAGACTCCTTCTGCTCTACGGCGCCTCGTCCTTCAGCTGCACGCAcagccaccaccaccaccaccacaacactaacaataacaacaacaacctagGCGAGGAGGTCTGTTTGGACCAGCAACGTCAACACGAGTGTACGGTGGGCATGCATCAAGCGCTCATGGAGGGAACCCTCAAG gTGGTGCTGGTGGAGTTGGAGGAGGTGAGTGCGGCCCAGCTGGCTCTCTTCCCGGAGTCACTGCGTCACCTGCGGAGGAAGCAGGGCGCCGTGTGCTGGTGGAAGAACCACAACCACCAGCAGCAGCTGAACCCAAAAAGCTGGACCACATGCACCGGGAAGTCCTCCCCGTCCAGGACCGGCACACGATACCAAGAGGAAGTGCACTCGCCAGCTTGCCTGTCTCCTTCCTCCAGGTTCTGGAAAGAGATCCGCTATCACATGCCAGTGAGGGGCAAGAGTGCAGCGGCCCCTGAAAGGACCGCTCTCTTGAAGGTGTAA